The following nucleotide sequence is from Pseudobdellovibrionaceae bacterium.
AAGAGATCATAACGATCTTAATAAAGGAACCTCTATTTGGAAGGTCTACCTAGAGGTCAACGGCGTTCGCTACGATGGTCGGGTGGTCAAACGCAATGACAAGCTGGCCGATTTGGTAACAGTTTATCACTATCATAATCGCTGGAGCACCCCCTACAAGGTCTACTTCAAAATTCCTATGACGGCCGTTGAACAGGCAAGTTCAAAAATCGTATTTACCAGTTCCCTGGGAACCACGACCTTCGAATTTCCCTCGATCAAGTAAGATTTCACCCCTCAGTCGGCAAAGACTTTGATAATCGGCTGGCCATCAAACCGAACCGGCTTTCTTAATCCGGTTGGCTGCAGCCCAACCGGGGACTTGCCTCGATGATCCCGATTTATCAGCCCCAGGATGGTGGGAAGATAGTCCAAGTTAAAGACAACATCGTCCACCACCTGCCCTCGCATCACTCCCGGACCGGAAAACATCATGGTGGAGCGTACAGACTCTCTAATCATCATCCCATGGTGTGCCTGAGAGTAGTCCTCCCCGCACTCAAAAATGAAACCATGCTTCGGTCCCAGAAGAAGATCGGGCCTTTCAGCCACTTCCTGAGCCTTTCCCTCAGAGCGGGAAAGCATCAACCTAGGAATTGCACCGACCACCGTTGGGTAATAGGTATTCACATAACGATCAGTCCACTCCTTGAACGTGTGAAACTGCCTCATCCAAGCTCGGTCCGTCACCCCCCGGGTCTGAGTGCGGGGGTGGTTGAAATAGCCGAAGGGATCAGGAGCCCAGTGGAACTCGAAATCGATTCTTCCAGAACTGTCCTGAGAGAAACTTTTGATCGGGCGGTACATGTACTCTGGCTCACCAGAACGTCCGAAGCGAGTAACAATCAGGCCCTGATTACCGCTGTGCTTATGCACGACTAGAACATCCTCAGCGGAATCAATGCCCTCGGCGCGCACGTTAGAATTGCGATTGAAATCATCATGATTAATTCTCACCACCAGCCAATCGAGTGGTTTGTGCCCAATCTTCTCCCTCAATTGCTCATATCGGTATTGAAGATCCGGATCGCCATCCTTGTATCCCGGATAAATCCTTAAACTGCTCATGCGAATCGCATCGAAGTCTGCCAGCAAATTGCGGACAACCGGACGACCCTCCTCGTCGATCCCTACTTTGTAATGGGTGAGATCATACCAGTTGTTAACCTCATTCCATTTATTGGAATCAAATGAACTCTTGGGAAGGTAAACGGTTTGCGAACTTGATACCGCCGCCTGAATCTGATCTGGATCTGTTTTGTGAAGCTGGGCGCAGGTCCCATAGTCCTTATATAATTCCTGTCTGACGTTGGTGCACTGGCTGGAATGAAGAGCCAATTCCTTAAGGTTTAAATTTCGAAAAAAATCGCCCTCGGCCCCACCAAACATGGAAAAACGCCCCTCAGTGGCGAAAGCTCCGGTGACGTTAAAGTCATAATCGATGAAATTCACATCGTTCATTCTGCCGGACAGGTAGTTGCACAGGTTGACACCCGTGATGTCAAACTCTTCGCCCCGCAGAGGATGGTGAATATTGGACTCATACTCTTTTCCGCCCTGAGAACCGTGATCGCTGACCAGCGCCAGGATACTATTGCGGTACTTACCCTTCCTCATTGCCTGGGCGATTCGACCGATCGCATGGTCGATCTGATACAGCGTATCCAACCCCTTGTTATGCTCTAGGTGGAAGTAATGGTCACCCCCGGCAATGTAGACACCCAAAAACTTCTTCTTCGGTGTCT
It contains:
- a CDS encoding alkaline phosphatase family protein; the protein is MRKISLGVMAGLLLQVGVISAIAEEDSPTVIALMVDGLRPDFLDHLVYNTDKLPNIKRLFYQNGTVMANSYTTLSLTVPSWSETLSGVGIDRSSFKGNEVFNRQTKTMTNYLDWRKDIFKDENRRHGRAYRRMKMNDHTVILDYFRAGTVDKDGFLEDNEDETDSFMTFFPLNDRFPRYLIPGLGDGPKGGSIIRSLLHLDLLEQQGFRKAAIRFFFEDSFFNMFDRAGLDHMMKEMTDNETPKKKFLGVYIAGGDHYFHLEHNKGLDTLYQIDHAIGRIAQAMRKGKYRNSILALVSDHGSQGGKEYESNIHHPLRGEEFDITGVNLCNYLSGRMNDVNFIDYDFNVTGAFATEGRFSMFGGAEGDFFRNLNLKELALHSSQCTNVRQELYKDYGTCAQLHKTDPDQIQAAVSSSQTVYLPKSSFDSNKWNEVNNWYDLTHYKVGIDEEGRPVVRNLLADFDAIRMSSLRIYPGYKDGDPDLQYRYEQLREKIGHKPLDWLVVRINHDDFNRNSNVRAEGIDSAEDVLVVHKHSGNQGLIVTRFGRSGEPEYMYRPIKSFSQDSSGRIDFEFHWAPDPFGYFNHPRTQTRGVTDRAWMRQFHTFKEWTDRYVNTYYPTVVGAIPRLMLSRSEGKAQEVAERPDLLLGPKHGFIFECGEDYSQAHHGMMIRESVRSTMMFSGPGVMRGQVVDDVVFNLDYLPTILGLINRDHRGKSPVGLQPTGLRKPVRFDGQPIIKVFAD